A portion of the Thermoflexus hugenholtzii JAD2 genome contains these proteins:
- a CDS encoding YfhO family protein — protein sequence MIIADETPTLARWKGILRAVRRDGTPALFLIGATALFFWPLWIAGYRFPKGGGDLWGQLYPVWSFVAEELRRGVLPLWNPRMLGGDPIFSEGQYGLFNPLNWPLFLASPIPPGWVLLRGAFSLWLAGVGMYVYLRRSPIWRLGRSAALTGALAYMFSDPFVVHLGHPQFNDAMAWLPWALAGVDQAARRTHRIPLGALPIALLLLSGHGQAALYGMIAVGLYAFGQAVEGGWPRGFYRIGRLALAGLLGIALAAPSLLPGLERLPMTDRAGVPLEQRRGYEFPPAMLIDFLSPLFHGRGADQFWLPANRVESGYAGSVTLYLALLGVFGTLRFRWTWGLIGLGTLALLFSLGYQGPLYPALARLPLFSETWKTARAIYLVSFALAIAGAMGVEQLRRLRPRTVILWAMALSMGGLVLWGIAPRWAAEAPEGPARARAVTGLRFAAFLAWGTALSSWAISQGRTWLRPALPLLLTAELVALGATAEAEPSPPHRDPHPQALRFLRADPGWFRVDVDPAARDLWPPIALQMAGFEVPQGTGNPMELREFNILRWWIPSATHPAYRMLGVKYIVVPKGAPPGGEGIWPVFVDDPAIDIHLHTRALPRVWLVYRTEVVGHYGEALKRVLDEHFRPEEIAVVQNGPRLNGEGRGRIGVARYSPNEVILDVETDAPALLILSDTFYPGWQATVDSLRVPIYRTNAVFRGVEVPPGRHRVTLRFRPGSLRIGLGMAMIGGLMGLVLGVAGKRRR from the coding sequence ATGATCATCGCCGATGAAACGCCCACGCTCGCCCGCTGGAAGGGAATCCTCCGGGCCGTCCGCCGGGACGGGACGCCGGCGTTGTTCCTGATCGGCGCGACAGCCCTCTTTTTCTGGCCCCTCTGGATCGCCGGATACCGTTTCCCCAAGGGAGGCGGCGATCTGTGGGGGCAACTGTATCCGGTCTGGTCCTTCGTGGCCGAAGAGCTGAGACGCGGCGTCCTTCCGCTGTGGAACCCCCGGATGCTGGGAGGGGACCCGATCTTCTCCGAGGGGCAATACGGCCTGTTCAACCCCCTCAACTGGCCCCTCTTCCTGGCTTCCCCGATCCCGCCGGGATGGGTGCTGCTGCGCGGCGCATTCAGCCTGTGGTTGGCCGGAGTCGGGATGTATGTGTATCTGCGTCGTTCGCCGATCTGGAGGCTGGGACGCTCCGCCGCCCTCACCGGCGCCCTCGCCTATATGTTCTCGGACCCATTTGTGGTCCACCTGGGCCACCCCCAGTTCAACGACGCAATGGCCTGGCTCCCGTGGGCGCTGGCCGGTGTGGACCAAGCCGCGCGGCGAACCCACAGGATCCCCCTCGGTGCCCTTCCCATCGCCCTACTCCTCCTTTCCGGGCACGGACAGGCAGCGCTGTATGGGATGATCGCGGTGGGGCTTTACGCCTTCGGGCAAGCGGTGGAAGGGGGATGGCCCCGGGGCTTCTACCGAATCGGACGGCTGGCCTTAGCCGGGCTGCTGGGCATCGCCCTGGCCGCCCCCTCCCTCCTCCCCGGTCTGGAGCGGCTCCCCATGACGGATCGCGCCGGCGTTCCCCTCGAGCAGCGGCGGGGGTATGAATTTCCACCCGCGATGCTCATCGATTTCCTCAGCCCGCTCTTCCACGGGCGGGGAGCGGATCAGTTCTGGCTTCCGGCAAATCGTGTGGAGAGCGGCTACGCAGGATCGGTGACCCTGTATCTGGCCCTGCTGGGGGTATTCGGGACCTTGCGTTTTCGTTGGACGTGGGGGCTGATCGGCCTGGGCACGCTGGCCTTGCTGTTCTCCCTTGGCTACCAGGGGCCGCTCTACCCTGCCCTGGCTCGGCTCCCCCTGTTCTCGGAGACTTGGAAAACCGCCCGGGCGATCTATCTGGTTTCCTTCGCGCTGGCCATCGCCGGTGCCATGGGGGTTGAACAGCTCCGTCGCTTGCGTCCGCGAACAGTGATCCTCTGGGCCATGGCGTTGTCGATGGGCGGGCTGGTGCTCTGGGGGATCGCCCCGCGCTGGGCTGCGGAAGCCCCGGAAGGACCCGCCCGGGCGCGCGCCGTAACCGGGCTGCGTTTCGCCGCCTTCCTGGCGTGGGGAACCGCTCTGTCCAGCTGGGCGATCTCACAGGGGAGGACATGGCTTCGCCCCGCCCTGCCGCTGCTTTTGACCGCCGAGCTGGTGGCCCTGGGAGCCACCGCCGAAGCGGAACCCTCCCCGCCTCACCGGGATCCTCATCCGCAGGCCCTGCGCTTCCTGCGCGCGGATCCCGGCTGGTTCCGGGTGGATGTGGATCCGGCGGCGCGCGACCTCTGGCCCCCCATCGCCTTGCAGATGGCCGGCTTCGAGGTCCCCCAGGGAACAGGCAACCCGATGGAGCTCCGGGAGTTCAACATCCTGCGCTGGTGGATCCCCTCCGCAACCCATCCTGCTTACCGGATGCTGGGGGTCAAATACATTGTGGTCCCCAAAGGGGCTCCTCCCGGCGGCGAGGGGATCTGGCCCGTTTTCGTGGACGATCCGGCCATCGACATCCACCTCCACACCCGGGCCCTCCCCCGGGTCTGGCTGGTTTACCGGACGGAGGTTGTGGGCCACTACGGCGAGGCGCTGAAACGGGTGCTGGACGAACACTTCCGTCCGGAGGAGATCGCCGTTGTCCAGAACGGGCCGCGGCTCAACGGGGAAGGTCGAGGACGGATCGGGGTCGCTCGCTACAGCCCGAATGAGGTCATCCTGGATGTGGAGACGGACGCTCCCGCCCTGCTAATCCTCTCAGACACCTTTTACCCTGGTTGGCAGGCCACAGTGGATAGCCTCCGCGTCCCCATTTACCGGACCAACGCTGTCTTCCGGGGCGTGGAGGTACCCCCGGGACGTCACCGGGTGACGTTGCGGTTCCGACCGGGGAGCCTGCGGATCGGCCTGGGCATGGCCATGATAGGCGGGCTGATGGGTCTGGTCCTTGGAGTCGCAGGAAAACGAAGGCGCTGA
- a CDS encoding trans-sulfuration enzyme family protein — MELQTETGCATSLEIRGPSTRAVHGGAERHNPYHAVVPPIVQTATYAFRDTADLIAFQEARQWGAAGGRVDYGRYGNPTVAALEARVAALEGAEAAAAFSSGMAAVTAILFASLRSGAHLIVTEDAYRRTRQFVLQFLRRFGVEATVVPIGDFEALEAAIRPNTRLIFTETPTNPYLRVMDLERLAEIARRRRIRTVVDATFATPINLRPLDYGIDLVIHSATKYLSGHNDVMAGVVAGSADLIAGLREMQAMIGGILDPHAAYLVLRGLKTLALRVHRQNENGMRVAEFLSAHPRIRRVWYPGLPSHPDHAVARRLMRGFGGVVTFEVAADREGTSRFIDALHIPYIAPSLGGVESLIEQPALMSYYEMDPEERSAIGITDNLVRLSLGIEDPDDLLADLEQALARLP; from the coding sequence ATGGAGCTGCAGACGGAAACCGGATGCGCCACCTCGCTGGAGATCCGCGGCCCATCCACGCGGGCGGTGCACGGCGGTGCGGAGCGCCATAACCCCTACCACGCGGTGGTCCCACCCATCGTCCAGACCGCCACCTATGCGTTCCGGGACACGGCGGACCTGATCGCCTTCCAGGAGGCCCGGCAGTGGGGCGCGGCCGGCGGCCGCGTGGATTACGGGCGCTACGGGAACCCCACCGTCGCCGCCCTGGAGGCCCGGGTGGCTGCCCTGGAAGGGGCGGAGGCCGCGGCAGCCTTCTCCTCCGGCATGGCCGCGGTCACCGCCATCCTCTTCGCCTCCCTGCGCAGCGGAGCCCACCTGATCGTCACGGAAGACGCCTACCGGCGCACCCGCCAGTTCGTGCTCCAGTTCTTGCGCCGCTTCGGCGTGGAGGCCACGGTGGTGCCCATCGGGGATTTCGAAGCCCTCGAGGCCGCGATCCGGCCCAACACCCGGCTCATCTTCACGGAGACCCCAACCAACCCGTATCTGCGGGTGATGGACCTGGAGCGGCTGGCGGAGATCGCCCGTCGGCGCCGCATCCGCACGGTGGTGGACGCCACCTTCGCCACCCCCATCAACCTGCGCCCCCTGGATTATGGGATCGACCTCGTGATCCACAGCGCCACCAAGTATCTCTCCGGCCACAACGATGTGATGGCCGGGGTGGTGGCAGGATCCGCCGACCTGATCGCCGGGCTGCGGGAGATGCAGGCGATGATCGGCGGCATCCTGGATCCCCACGCGGCTTATCTGGTCCTGCGGGGCCTGAAGACCCTGGCCCTGCGGGTGCATCGGCAGAACGAGAACGGCATGCGGGTGGCCGAGTTCCTCAGCGCCCATCCCCGCATCCGCCGGGTCTGGTATCCGGGGCTGCCTTCCCATCCGGATCACGCCGTCGCCCGCCGCCTGATGCGCGGGTTCGGGGGGGTGGTCACCTTCGAAGTCGCGGCGGATCGCGAGGGCACCTCCCGCTTCATCGACGCCCTGCACATCCCGTATATCGCGCCCAGCCTGGGCGGGGTGGAGAGCCTGATCGAACAACCCGCCCTGATGTCCTACTATGAGATGGACCCCGAGGAGCGGTCCGCCATCGGCATCACGGACAACCTGGTCCGTCTCTCGCTGGGCATCGAGGACCCGGACGATTTGCTGGCCGACCTGGAACAGGCCCTGGCCCGCCTTCCTTAG
- a CDS encoding MoaD/ThiS family protein: MQVTAKLHAILRRYRPTGIRDEGIPVEIPEGGTPRDVAAALGIPLELIHAVFVNEVQATLDTPLQPGDVVRLFPPVVGGAE; encoded by the coding sequence ATGCAGGTGACGGCGAAGCTGCATGCGATCCTGCGCCGCTACCGCCCCACCGGGATCCGGGATGAAGGGATCCCGGTGGAGATCCCGGAGGGAGGCACCCCTCGCGATGTCGCGGCGGCGCTGGGGATCCCTCTGGAGCTGATCCACGCGGTCTTCGTCAACGAAGTCCAGGCCACGCTGGATACGCCTCTTCAACCCGGGGATGTGGTTCGTCTCTTCCCACCGGTGGTGGGGGGCGCCGAATAA
- a CDS encoding DUF72 domain-containing protein produces MGPRCWIGTSGWVYPHWRGVFYPEDLPQRRWFSYYAAHFDTVEINNTFYRLPSEATFDRWRDQAPEGFRYAVKANRYLTHVRRLKDCADPLVRFLERARRLGDRLGPILYQLPPGWPPDPGRLAAFAALLPPDMLHVFELRDPRWWIEPVREVLARGALSFCLFDMPELSPPLWVTGPVVYIRFHGSTALYAGRYAREALAAWAERIRGFLHAGYEVYVYFNNDAFGHAVINAMELREMLG; encoded by the coding sequence ATGGGCCCCCGTTGCTGGATCGGGACGTCCGGGTGGGTTTACCCCCACTGGCGCGGCGTGTTCTACCCCGAAGATCTCCCGCAGCGCCGCTGGTTCTCCTATTACGCGGCTCATTTCGACACGGTGGAGATCAACAACACCTTCTATCGTCTGCCCTCCGAGGCGACCTTCGATCGCTGGCGCGACCAAGCCCCGGAAGGCTTCCGCTACGCCGTGAAGGCCAACCGGTATCTCACCCATGTCCGCCGGCTGAAAGATTGCGCGGACCCCCTCGTGCGCTTTCTGGAGCGCGCTCGGCGCTTGGGCGATCGCCTGGGGCCGATCCTCTATCAGCTTCCTCCCGGGTGGCCACCGGATCCCGGCCGCCTGGCGGCGTTCGCGGCCCTCCTCCCCCCGGATATGCTTCACGTGTTTGAGCTTCGGGATCCCCGCTGGTGGATTGAGCCGGTGCGGGAGGTGCTGGCCCGAGGCGCGCTCTCCTTCTGTCTGTTCGATATGCCGGAGCTCTCCCCTCCGCTCTGGGTGACCGGGCCGGTGGTGTATATCCGGTTTCATGGATCGACGGCCCTCTATGCGGGGCGTTACGCTCGCGAAGCGCTGGCGGCCTGGGCGGAGCGCATCCGGGGGTTCCTGCATGCTGGCTATGAGGTCTACGTGTATTTCAATAACGACGCCTTCGGCCACGCCGTGATCAACGCCATGGAGTTGCGGGAGATGCTGGGGTGA
- the radA gene encoding DNA repair protein RadA: MARPRTQYVCQKCGAVHPKWMGRCPDCGEWNTLVEMSPAPTVRAVGLAGKPGAQPVPLPAVAAAEVTRWPLPIGEFARVLGGGVVPGSLVLVAGDPGIGKSTLLMQLADRMAGPDFPVLYISGEESLGQLKMRADRLGLHNPHLYLLNETRMDALADHIQGMRPRLVIVDSIQTVYVEEIPSPPGSVSQVRECAVRFQAMAKNLGITIFLIGHVTKAGLIAGPKLLEHIVDTVLYLEGDRYHAFRLLRSVKNRFGATSEVGVFEMRGDGMAEVPNPSELFLAERLIQASGSAVAVTMEGTRPLLVEIQALVSPAPPGAARRTANGVDPYRLLLLVAVLTKRVGLRLHDHDLFVNVVGGLRVDEPAADLAIAMAIVSSARDRPLPPDMVFIGEVGLSGELRAVGHMELRLAEAAQLGFRRCLLPRTARRLREIPPELTLLPARTLAEAIAVAFPG; the protein is encoded by the coding sequence GTGGCGCGACCGCGAACGCAATATGTGTGTCAGAAGTGCGGGGCGGTGCACCCGAAGTGGATGGGGCGCTGCCCGGACTGCGGGGAGTGGAACACCCTGGTGGAGATGTCCCCCGCTCCCACCGTGCGGGCGGTGGGCCTCGCCGGGAAACCGGGGGCCCAGCCGGTGCCGCTTCCGGCGGTGGCAGCCGCTGAGGTGACGCGCTGGCCGCTGCCCATCGGGGAGTTCGCCCGGGTGCTGGGCGGCGGCGTGGTGCCCGGCTCCCTGGTCCTGGTGGCCGGCGATCCGGGGATTGGGAAATCCACCCTCCTGATGCAGCTGGCCGATCGCATGGCCGGCCCCGATTTCCCCGTCCTCTATATCTCCGGGGAGGAATCCCTCGGCCAGCTGAAGATGCGCGCCGACCGCCTGGGCTTACACAATCCCCATCTGTATCTCCTAAACGAAACCCGGATGGACGCCCTGGCGGATCACATCCAGGGGATGCGCCCCCGCCTGGTGATCGTGGACTCCATCCAGACCGTCTACGTGGAGGAGATCCCTTCCCCTCCGGGGAGCGTCAGCCAGGTGCGCGAGTGCGCCGTCCGGTTTCAGGCCATGGCCAAGAACCTGGGGATCACCATCTTCCTGATCGGCCACGTCACCAAAGCGGGGCTGATCGCCGGGCCCAAGCTGCTGGAGCACATTGTGGACACCGTCCTTTACCTGGAGGGGGATCGGTATCACGCCTTCCGCCTGCTGCGCAGCGTGAAGAACCGGTTCGGGGCCACCTCGGAGGTGGGGGTCTTCGAGATGCGCGGGGATGGCATGGCCGAGGTGCCCAACCCCTCCGAGCTCTTCCTGGCCGAACGCCTCATCCAGGCCTCCGGCTCCGCCGTGGCCGTGACCATGGAGGGCACCCGCCCGCTGCTGGTGGAGATCCAGGCCCTGGTCAGCCCCGCCCCTCCCGGGGCCGCCCGGCGCACCGCCAACGGGGTGGATCCTTACCGCCTCCTGCTCCTGGTCGCCGTGCTCACCAAACGGGTGGGCCTGCGCTTGCACGATCACGACCTTTTCGTGAACGTGGTGGGGGGGCTGCGGGTGGACGAGCCAGCCGCCGACCTGGCCATCGCCATGGCCATCGTCTCCTCCGCCCGGGACCGCCCCCTTCCGCCGGACATGGTGTTCATCGGGGAGGTCGGGCTATCCGGGGAGCTGCGGGCCGTGGGACATATGGAGCTGCGCCTGGCGGAGGCGGCCCAGCTGGGCTTCCGGCGCTGTCTCCTCCCCCGAACCGCCCGACGCCTGCGGGAGATCCCGCCCGAGCTCACCCTGCTGCCCGCGCGCACCCTCGCCGAGGCGATCGCCGTGGCGTTCCCCGGATGA
- a CDS encoding thiamine pyrophosphate-dependent enzyme, which produces MSAFLTRPDLPFCKGCGHHFVVRSTVKALEILGVDPLDVILVTDIGCHGIVDGHFATHTVHGLHGRAVALAAGIAMGLPPGKKVIVYVGDGGATIGLQHILEAARMNVDLTVVVHNNMLYGMTGGQPSGLTPRGFRTAITPQGVKLPPHDLCQLAFDAGASFVARVLGQGDFSEVLHRAMRTEGFALVEVLELCVEYGVKWNPGLRLKALVEEAGLALGTWARPPRPVFRLPEAADGSPGPRGPGLLDLPPVETKFHSTLRGRWALVLSGSAGEGVQQAAMILARAAMAAGLHVARRGSYPVTVGVGFSTAELILSADPILYPGVQEPDAVVITSEDGLSHQQDRIRGMRRGILWLEASLSVPETGAEVRLRRFREPAGARYAALYALGVVLQETGILPLEALQEAIRESPLGSQFPFHLLPRENGGSGG; this is translated from the coding sequence ATGAGCGCCTTCCTGACCCGTCCGGATCTGCCTTTCTGTAAGGGTTGCGGGCACCACTTTGTGGTGCGCAGCACGGTGAAAGCGCTGGAGATCCTGGGGGTGGATCCCCTGGATGTAATCCTGGTCACGGACATCGGCTGCCACGGCATCGTTGATGGCCACTTCGCCACCCATACCGTGCATGGACTTCATGGGCGGGCGGTAGCCCTGGCGGCAGGGATTGCCATGGGGCTTCCACCGGGTAAGAAGGTCATTGTTTACGTCGGAGATGGAGGGGCCACCATCGGCTTGCAACACATCCTGGAAGCGGCGCGGATGAATGTGGATCTCACCGTGGTGGTGCACAACAACATGCTTTACGGGATGACCGGTGGCCAGCCCAGCGGGTTGACCCCCCGGGGCTTCCGCACGGCGATCACCCCGCAAGGTGTGAAGTTGCCTCCCCATGATCTCTGCCAGCTGGCGTTCGACGCCGGGGCCTCCTTCGTGGCCCGTGTCCTCGGGCAAGGGGATTTCTCCGAAGTCCTCCACCGGGCGATGAGGACGGAGGGGTTCGCGCTGGTGGAGGTCCTGGAGCTCTGTGTGGAATATGGGGTGAAGTGGAATCCGGGCCTGCGGCTGAAGGCCCTGGTCGAAGAGGCCGGCCTGGCCCTCGGGACCTGGGCGCGCCCCCCCCGGCCTGTGTTCCGCCTGCCTGAGGCGGCAGACGGATCTCCGGGCCCGCGCGGCCCGGGGTTGCTGGACCTCCCTCCGGTGGAGACGAAATTCCACTCTACCCTGAGGGGACGCTGGGCCCTGGTCCTGAGCGGCTCCGCCGGGGAGGGGGTGCAGCAGGCGGCGATGATCCTGGCCCGCGCGGCGATGGCAGCCGGGCTCCATGTGGCCCGCCGGGGCAGCTATCCGGTGACAGTGGGGGTAGGCTTCTCCACAGCGGAGCTCATCCTCTCCGCGGATCCCATCCTGTATCCGGGGGTTCAGGAGCCGGATGCGGTGGTGATCACCTCTGAGGATGGCCTCTCCCATCAGCAGGATCGGATTCGAGGGATGCGTCGGGGGATCCTCTGGCTGGAGGCCTCCCTGTCGGTCCCGGAGACCGGAGCGGAGGTGCGGCTCCGGCGTTTCCGGGAACCCGCAGGAGCTCGCTACGCCGCCCTGTATGCGCTGGGGGTGGTCCTTCAGGAAACCGGGATCCTCCCCCTGGAGGCCCTTCAGGAGGCCATCCGGGAGAGCCCCCTGGGTTCGCAGTTCCCCTTCCATCTGCTCCCGCGTGAGAACGGCGGGAGCGGCGGCTGA
- the dnaK gene encoding molecular chaperone DnaK, with amino-acid sequence MAKKGRIVGIDLGTTNSVIAVMEGGEPKVIPIAEGGNLCPSVVAFTKTGERLVGLPAKRQAIINPENTVFSIKRFMGRRYHEVLEEIRRVPYKVVEGPNGDARVFIPAVSKEFTPQEISAMILRKLKQDAEAYLGEPVTQAVITVPAYFNDSQRQATKDAGKIAGLEVLRIINEPTAAALAYGLDKKKNEIILVWDLGGGTFDVSILEVGDGVIEVKATAGDTHLGGDDWDQVIIDYVAEEFMKEHGIDLRKDRQALQRLKEAAEKAKIELSTLMETEINLPFITATADGPKHLQMRLTRAKFEQLSRHLVERLKGPFEQALRDAKLRPEQIDEVILVGGATRMPMVQQLVRELTGKEPHKGVNPDEVVAVGAAIQAGVLAGEVRDVLLLDVTPLSLGVETLGGVMTVIIPRNTTIPVRKTEVFTTAEDFQTAVDIKVYQGERPMAADNILLGQFRLEGIPPAPRGVPQIEVTFDIDANGILNVSARDRATGKEAKITITASTNLSKEEVERLLKEAERYAEEDRRRRELAEARNEADNMIYSVERSLRELGDQVSPADRERLEGLIRQLKEAMGTDNTARIRQLTQELRQAALAIGQAVYQRAAATGGSGSSRPSGEGEVVEGEYRQV; translated from the coding sequence ATGGCCAAGAAGGGGCGGATCGTCGGCATTGATCTGGGGACGACCAACTCGGTGATTGCTGTGATGGAGGGCGGGGAGCCCAAGGTGATCCCCATCGCCGAGGGCGGCAACCTCTGCCCTTCGGTGGTCGCCTTCACCAAGACCGGGGAGCGCCTGGTGGGCCTGCCGGCCAAGCGCCAGGCCATCATCAATCCGGAGAACACCGTGTTCTCCATCAAGCGCTTCATGGGCCGGCGCTACCACGAGGTCCTGGAGGAGATCCGGCGGGTTCCCTATAAGGTGGTGGAGGGGCCCAACGGAGACGCCCGGGTGTTCATCCCGGCGGTGAGCAAGGAGTTCACGCCCCAGGAGATCTCGGCGATGATCCTGCGCAAGCTGAAGCAGGACGCTGAGGCCTACCTGGGCGAGCCGGTCACCCAAGCGGTGATCACCGTGCCGGCCTATTTCAACGACAGCCAGCGCCAGGCCACTAAGGACGCAGGGAAGATCGCCGGGCTGGAGGTGCTGCGCATCATCAACGAGCCCACGGCCGCGGCCCTGGCTTACGGGCTGGACAAGAAGAAGAACGAGATCATCCTGGTGTGGGACCTGGGCGGCGGGACCTTCGATGTGTCGATCCTGGAGGTCGGCGACGGCGTGATCGAGGTGAAGGCCACGGCGGGCGACACGCACCTGGGCGGTGATGATTGGGACCAGGTGATCATCGACTATGTAGCCGAAGAGTTCATGAAGGAGCACGGGATCGACCTGCGCAAGGACCGCCAGGCCCTGCAGCGCCTGAAGGAGGCGGCCGAGAAGGCCAAAATCGAGCTCTCCACCCTGATGGAGACGGAGATCAACTTGCCCTTCATCACGGCCACGGCCGATGGGCCCAAGCACCTTCAGATGCGCCTGACCCGGGCCAAGTTCGAGCAGCTCTCCCGCCATCTGGTGGAGCGGCTGAAGGGTCCCTTCGAGCAGGCGTTGCGGGACGCCAAGCTGCGCCCGGAGCAGATCGACGAGGTGATCCTGGTCGGCGGTGCCACCCGCATGCCCATGGTGCAGCAGTTGGTCCGGGAGCTGACCGGCAAGGAGCCGCACAAGGGTGTCAACCCGGACGAGGTGGTGGCCGTCGGCGCGGCGATCCAGGCCGGCGTGCTGGCCGGCGAGGTCCGGGATGTGCTGCTCCTGGACGTGACGCCGCTCTCCCTGGGGGTGGAGACCCTGGGCGGGGTGATGACAGTGATCATCCCGCGCAACACGACCATCCCGGTGCGCAAGACCGAGGTCTTCACCACCGCCGAGGACTTCCAGACGGCGGTGGACATCAAGGTCTACCAGGGCGAGCGGCCGATGGCGGCGGACAATATCCTGCTGGGCCAATTCCGCCTGGAGGGCATCCCGCCGGCGCCGCGGGGTGTGCCGCAGATCGAGGTGACCTTCGACATCGATGCCAACGGCATCCTCAACGTCTCGGCCCGGGATCGGGCGACCGGCAAGGAGGCCAAGATCACCATCACCGCCTCCACCAACCTGTCCAAGGAGGAGGTGGAGCGGCTCCTCAAGGAGGCCGAGCGCTACGCCGAGGAGGACCGGCGCCGGCGTGAGCTGGCCGAGGCCCGCAACGAGGCGGACAACATGATCTACAGCGTGGAGCGCTCGCTGCGGGAGCTGGGCGATCAGGTGAGCCCGGCGGACCGCGAGCGCCTGGAGGGCCTGATCCGGCAGCTGAAGGAGGCGATGGGCACGGACAACACGGCCCGCATCCGGCAGCTCACCCAGGAGCTGCGCCAGGCGGCCCTGGCCATCGGCCAGGCGGTCTATCAGCGGGCTGCGGCGACCGGCGGCTCGGGCAGCTCCCGGCCCTCGGGCGAGGGCGAGGTCGTGGAGGGCGAATACCGCCAGGTCTGA
- a CDS encoding BON domain-containing protein, which produces MDLDVMDDATLQAKVEERLYRYDPLRVNFHLIRICARDGRVILEGVVPSTSMKRMAETLARAVPGVREVQNDLISDPEIEAELGLRLAADPDLSPPRARVLVTSVQGDVTLAGWVPDEAARQRAEEIARSVRGVRNVVNNLRVKALARRAA; this is translated from the coding sequence ATGGATCTGGATGTGATGGACGACGCGACCCTGCAGGCGAAGGTGGAAGAGCGCCTCTACCGTTATGATCCCCTTCGCGTGAATTTCCATCTGATCCGGATCTGCGCGCGGGACGGACGGGTGATCCTGGAGGGGGTGGTGCCTTCCACTTCCATGAAGCGTATGGCGGAGACCCTCGCCCGGGCGGTGCCGGGAGTGCGGGAAGTGCAGAACGATCTGATCTCGGATCCCGAGATCGAGGCCGAGCTGGGCCTGCGCCTGGCGGCGGATCCAGACCTCAGCCCGCCGCGCGCCCGGGTGCTGGTCACCAGCGTCCAGGGTGATGTCACGCTGGCTGGCTGGGTGCCCGATGAGGCCGCGCGCCAGCGCGCGGAGGAGATCGCCCGCTCCGTCCGCGGCGTTCGTAATGTGGTGAACAACCTGCGCGTGAAGGCGCTGGCCCGGCGGGCAGCCTGA